tggggtttcaccatgttggttggccaggatggtctcgatctcttgacctcgtgatctgcctgcctcagcctcccaaagtgctgggattacaggcgtgagccaccgcacctgacctttactgtaccttttctgtgtttaggtatgtttagatacatcAGCTGAACCATTATGTTAGAATTGCCTACagctggctgagcatggtggctcacgtctataatcccaggacttttggaggctgaggcagaaggattgcatgagccctggagtttgagactggcctgggcatcatagtgagacccccatctctacaaaaagttaaaaaaaaaaattagtagccagatgtggtggcatgcacctgtggtcctagctacttggaaggctgaagtgggaggatcatttaagcccaggctgatgctgcagtgagctgtgatggcaccactgcactccagcctaggcaacagagcgagactctgcctctcaaaaaaaaaaaaaaattgcctacagcattcagtacagtaacgtgctgtacaggtttgtagcctaggagcaataggctgtatgATATAGTCTGGGTGTGTTGTAGGCTATAgtgtctaggtttgtgtaagtacactctgtgatgttcacacaatgaaatCACCCAATGAcgtatttctcagaatatatccccatcgttaagtgatgcatgattgtattttgtttgtttcgtCTTCTAGGTGAACAACTTTGTGATCTTTGAAGGCTTCTTTGCCCATCAACATCGTAAGTTTTTGCACCTTTTGTTGGTCACGTAGTCGGggtgagggaaaggaaagagctGGACTCTTGGTCCTGCCGGCCCCTCACTGAGGGGCCCCGCCGCTTCCTTCCTCACAGGGCCCCCTGCTCCCTCTCTGAGGGCAACTCGACACTCTCGTGCTGCTGCAGTCGATCCCACGCCCGCTGGTAAAGCCTGTATTGAAGGGGTGGAACTGTAGTGCAGTGATGGCTACTTACTCTAGATGCCACGGGGTACAGTGCCATCTGTGggcaattttggaaaattctaaaGCAACCCAAGTCTCCAGCAGTCATGACTGTTTGCCTTTGCCCTCATGGGAGCTCAGTGCATTTTATATTTGGCAAGACTTTTAACTAAGCAAGCTCATTGGGAGCCTGTTTGACAGCTGATATCAATGGACCCTCTTGCTAGTTCAGGTCCGTCAACATAGGCCAGAGTCAGGCTCCTTTGTAAACCCCAGGCTTCTGTCAGCCAGTGAGGGACAGGCTGGTGCAAACAGCCCTTCCATTTGCAGTCACAGAATAGTGACACAAATGGCCCaaaatttaaatgttacttttaGAAGATAACACTCAGAGTTTATAACATTTCCAACCAGATAATGAAATTGATATGGAGAAACCAAACCTCAGAGGCACTAAAATGCTGTCCAGATTCCCCatcccatatatacacacacacacacacaaacacacttacTGACAGTCTGAGCCccactccttcctcttcctcaccaCCTCCACCTTACCAACTTCTGACAGCTGTACAGTGCTTGCTTGCACAGAAGAGCCCCCTTCCTGAGCTGGCTCTGTGGCCAGGAAAGGATGTAACCACCATCCAAACAGCAGTCTGTAACCAGCTATGAGCATCACAGTGTCAGGCACTGAGAGGCACCTCAACTCGCTTTGGTTTCCAAGGCTTCTCCCATTTAGCTTGTTCAGAACCACAGGCTGTGAGAGGGACTGAGGGCCAACAAGGATGGTGAGGACTCAGGCCTGCAGGGGAGGGTGCTGTGGATAAAGCTTAAGTGAATTTGCTGAGAAGTCTTTCATTTGCCACACATACATGATGGAGAATCTCTTGAGAGGGAAAGCCGGGAGCAAGTAGAGAAGTGAGGAGGGGGAGGCTGAACTTTGGACATTACATCAGCCTCCTGCTTACTCTGATAGCTCCCTTTCAGAtgcccatatttatttatttattttaacctaATAAAACTTCAGTCTCTTCCCATTTTCGTATAGGAAGGAGAGATTGTGCCCTCCTTCCAAACCTCCCCTGACCTCTCCAGAGCAATTCCTGATTAACCAAGGGCTTTGTCCATCTCATCCAGAGGAACCCAGGGTCCTCTTGGCCCGGCTGGGACCATTCCACTGCCCCAGAATCCCAGGGGGCCGTGACAGCACCCACTGACAGTAAGAGCTCGCTCCCCTTGGCTGCCCTTCTCCTGCATCTCCCAGGCCCCCAGAGTCTCCCCTTCGATCTTTCTCCCTAGCTCTGTGTTTGGCCTACTCCTTCTGGCTTTCCTCAACAGTGTTCCACATTCCCCTCAAATTCCCTTTTGGTGTGCTGGCATTGCCATGGTGCTGCTCCTGCAAGTTCCCAGGAGGAACTGTGGTGTCAGGGAGCAGAGGTTTGGGGTTGGGGTATAGTGGCTGGGAGGAGGGGTGCAAAGTATGTCTCCTAACGCTTACCCTGCCTATGTCCCCTCCACTGCCAGCTCCAGCAAGGAAGCTGCCACCCAAGAGAGCAGAGGGAGACATCAAGCCATACTCCTCTAGTGACCGAGAATGTAAGAGGGGCAAGGGTGGGGTGTCTGGGCCTGGGGTACCTTAACACAAGGGAAGAGAATGCTCAGGGGACCCAGGGAAAGGATTCGTTCTCTCTAAAGACTCAGATTTCttgggctgggcgtagtggctcatgcctgtaatcccagcactttgagaggccaaggcgggcagatcgcctgagtccaggggttcaagaccagcctggccaacatggtgaaaccccgtctttactaaaaatacaaaaattagctgggcacggtggcacgtgcctgtaatcccagctacttgggaggctgaggcaggagaatggcttgaacccaggaggcggaagttgcagtgagccaagatcgtgccactgcactccagcttgggtgacagagtgagactccgtctcaaaaaagaaaaaaaaaaaaaagaaagactcagatttctctttttttctaccaAAACCTTTGCTGTCATgactctcttccttttttcttctttttctgtcttgctCTTCATTCTCCCTGTCCCTAGTTCTGAAGGTAGCTGTGGAGCCTCCTTGGCCCCTAAACAGGGCCCCTCGCCGCGCCACACCTCCAGCCCACCCACCCCCCCGCTCCAGCAGCCTGGGAAACTCACCAGAACGAGGTCCCCTCCGCCCCTTTGTGCCAGAGCAGGAGCTGCTGCGTTCCTTGCGCCTCTGCCCCCCACACCCTACCGCCCGCCTTCTGTTGGCTGCTGACCCTGGGGGCAGCCCAGCTCAACGTCGTCGCACCAGGTAATAGGAGTTGAAGGGCTAAGGAGCCTCACAGCTATAAAAGAGGATGTTAGAAATGGCAAAGGGCAATTTGAATCCATCAGAGAGATGGATCAATAAGATGGGTGGCTTGGGGGGGGTCCTGAAAcctttcaagaaaaatatttgtgcAAGTGATCTGGGAAAAAAATGCAGTGAAGGAGCAGAATAGGACCTTATATGGAGCCTAGGGACCCTGGCTTTAATGTGAGAGTTATGTGGAATGGTAGGAAGAACACCGAGATCCATCGAGTTGGGGGAACAGAGCCTTCTAAGATTGGGGAAATCTTCGCTTAATACTTGCTGGGGAAGGGGCAGTGTCTGACAGAGAGTGGGAAGCCACTGGCTTGTGTGCCAAGAGTCCATCGCAGCAGGCAGGGAGTGGgcatttcctttatttctctccctttctcttcacctctgacttctctgtttttctctcccccgccccccaccattTCCCATCTCCCTTCCTCCCATCCATAACATCCTTCCACAGCTCCCTTCCCCGCTCTGAGGAGAGTCGATACTAACAGCTACCCTCTCCCTGCCCTGGGAGACCTGGGGTGGGCAGGGAACCCCTCCCTGAGAACCTCAGACCCACTCTTCCATTGCATCCTGTAGGACCCAGTGGAACCTGACAGAGCCCATAGGATTCCCTCTTCTACTTTCTTAGACAGCAGGGATGTCAGGGTCTCAAACTGCCTAACACTTTGTAGCTTTTCTTAACACAAAAGCACCCCTTCTCTCCTAACTTGGGCTCTGAATACTTTCCCCACAGGAAGTCTGATCTGTTGCCAGACTTCTTGGTTAGATGGCTCATACATTTATCTAGAGAAGCACACTCTTGCTTGCTGTCAAACTTTAGAACACCATGGAAGGTCTAAGGGCATCCTGTGCCTGGGAAACTTTTTAAGGAATTTTATCTATGGGATAAACCCCATATTCCCTCTAGTGTCTACTGGTGGCTCTAATACTGCTTTGTGCTGCCTGCCACACTTGCCCTTTGAGCCTGCGAATGGCCGCTAGTGAGCAAGCTCTGCTTCAGAGCAGTCTAGTTAGGTAGAACAGGGACTTACCAGCTTCCCAAAGGGATCTACTCACCATTGCCAAACTCTTCATTTCCACATTTTGTGTAGGTGTCAGGGAACCCCAAACTGGTGTTGCTTTGGGGTCTCTAAAGGAGACTGGCTGACACCACCATTTCCCCCAGATTCAGATTCTCTGAGGGAGGTTGTTTCTTGAGAGTAGATCCAGAGTGTCAAGGATCTGTTAGATCCTGGAATCCCTTCTTGCATCCATCCCTCCCTGGTAGCTAGATCCCGATATATTCCTGTCTTGTGAGATTGTCGAGATGAGATGGGGGACCACTCTTCCTctgtccttcctctctcctttcctccataGCAAGGACGACCTTCCCTGCTCCATGCCCAGAGTATAGCTAGATCCCTTCCCCTCCCTACCCTCTGAATGTGTGCTAGATCAGGTGCCCCACTGTGTTTCCTGAAATCCTTGGGAGCCGGATCTCCCCCTCTCCCCTACTcactcttcccttttcttctctgtgttgTCTGAATAAAGTGTGaattcttctgtgttttctaaattgacattttcaatgaaaaaaagaatcacacacacaaaaaagttgtCAGCCTCATTTGTGCGTCATCCCTTATTTTCCTGGGATCTCAGGACCTCTGTCCCTCTCATTTCTCACTTCTGAGATCTGCACATCTTTTACCCAGGAGCCTCAGAGCTCCTGAGTCTGGTGTCTGCCTATCCCCATCTTCACTGTTAGTCCTCCTGCAGATTCTGTGTCTCCTTTCATGTAGGTGCTGGATCCCTGTGTGTGGGCTTCCGTATCTACTCCCTCAttccctccaggaacctccagcTCTCCCCAGTGACTTCTACCCTTTACTCTGGGCCTGCCTTTGCCAAGATGTCAAAGCTTACCAACATCTCTGGATCCACTAATTACCTCCTGCCTCCTGTATTTGTCTTCCCACTCTGATTACCTGACGTCTGCTCCACTAAACCGCTGGATCTCTCTCAAGACAAACCCTTACCTCCATTGAGAGTGCAACACAGTCTGTCACCCTATTTACAGAGGcccccttccttttcctcctaaATTCAAAATTCAGCCTTGTCACTTCCTATTTCCCTCTGGTctaaggaatctttttttttttttgagatggagtcttgctctgtcgccaggctggagtgcagtggcacaatctcggctcactgcaacctccgcctcctgggttcaagcgattctcctgccttagcctcccaagtagctgggattacagaagtgcaccaccgtgcccagctagtttttgtatttttagtagagacggggtttcaccatgttggccaggatggtctcgatctcctgatcgcgtgatctgcccgtcttggcctcccaaagtgctgggattacaagcctgagccaccgcgcccagcctggtctAAGGAATCTTATACTTAAGGTAACCCTGTTTTCCAAACCAAACACCAGAGTACCCGATCCAACACATTTTTGACCACATGTGAGTCTGTTCTTCTGACATGATTTGGATCACACCTAGCCATAGATTTAACACATTACCTCAACTAGAAAGAATAGAGCAATAAATCAGAAGCACTCCAGAAAATCTTGGGTATAAAATGAACTTCCCCCGCCCTTTTCTGGGGCACAGCTTTGATTAAAACCCGTTAGAATGATAATTACTCCCTTCTCTTTGTTCCTGTGCTATTCCTTTTACTCCTCTCCTCTGATTCCTCCATACCCACCCATCTTTCATCCAGTAGCCTCCTCCCCATCATCTCCCATTTCTTCTACAGGGGTACTCCCCCAGGTCTGGTAGCCCAAAGCTGCTGCTACAGCCGCCATGGGGGGGTGAATTCCTCATCCCCCAATACAGGTAAGTATTCACTCCTCCCTACCCTCAAATCAAGTAGGCCACATTCACTATCTACTCCTGCCTTCCCATTCACATGCCTGCTATTTCCACAGGCAACCAAGACTCCAAGCAGGGAGAACAGGAAACAAAGAATAGGTGAGGTCTAAACCCCTCCCCTAACAGCCTCCCACCACCATCTGACTCCCTTCCTAACATCATTCTCAGTCACTTCCTACTCTTACATCTTATTGTATGAACTGGACACCAGCTCCTCCCACAATTCCTTCTACCTTACATCCTGCAAGCCCCTTTCCCCCACAGGTTCAACTCTGGTACTTCCCTTTGGAATACGGATTCTCTGAGAGGTTTTAAATTTGGACATAGCACTAATGGTTCCAGCTTCATACCCATCATGTGTCCTACATTAAAACCTGGCCCGAGACCTTGAAGAGTCTGTAATCTTAATTTCCTCTTTAGTATTCCTATAACCCACTCTCCATCTCCCCACCTACCAGGTCTGCCAGTGAGGAGCAGGCCTTGTCACAGGATGGGTCTGGGGAGAAGCCCATGCACACAGCTCCTCCACAGGCCCCAGCCCCGGCCCCGCCAGCCCAGTCCTGGACAGTGGGTGGGGACATACTCAACGCCAGGTTCATTCGAAACCTGCAGGAACGTCGCAGCACCAGGCCTTGGTGACCGCAGCCCCGTCAAACATCTTCAAAGTATTATTTCTCCCTCCCTACAGGAAAGAGCCAAAGCCCAACCCTCATAATAGATggatacattcattcattcattcgttcagcAGGCTTATCAGATTCAAGTCATTTGTATCTTTTAACCAGAccaataaaagtatttatttttatcacaagAGCTGTTGAAAAATTTGACTCATTATTTCAGCCGCCTCACCCCTCACTGTCGTTGCACCCGGTTCAGCCTTCAGCCCTGTTTTTGCTCAGCTTTTTGCTCAAAGGCCTCAGCTGTGAATACAGCGcttggggggcgggggtggggtgggggaggctgtAATTTGCGCAAGCGCACTCAGGCAGTCTCCGAGCCCGCGGGCGCAGGCGCGCTTACAGCCGACAGAGCGCTTCAGCCGCTTCCCTCGAGCCTGCAGTGCGCAAGCGCGGGACATCTCCGtttccctccctcagccccttccCCCCCACCACCCCGCCCCGGCCTCCTTTCCCCTTCACGAAGCCGGCTCCGGGGCGCGCTCACCGCTGTGAGGAGGCCGGAGGTCGGACTCAGGAGGCTCCTTCTCCACTCCCGGAAGATCATGTACCAGCCCAGCCGGGGTGCGGCCCGGCGTCTCGGCCCTTGCCTACGCGCCTACCAGGCTCGACCCCAGGTGAGAGCGGAGGAGAAgcgggagggaggagagggggcgGGGAGAGACCCTCCTCAAAGCCGGTGCGTGGGGCGGAGCGCGCGCTGGGttccgcgcaggcgcagagacaCCCGCCGCCCCTTCCCACCTGTGCCCTGCAGCGCGTGGACAGGCTAGGGGTCGCGGGAGCGGGAGGGAGGCGCTGCCGGGCCTGTCGCGCAAGGACGTCGGTCCTCCCAGGTTTGAGGGCGGTCAGGCGGGGTCAAGGCCAGGCAGCGGGCGCGTCTGCGTTGCGCCCGACTCTCCGCGGTTACCTGTGCCTAGAGGTGATTTGAAGGGCAGGGGCCGAGAGATTCGTAGCCCTGCTGCGGCGCCGTCCCGGAGTTCCCCGGCCCAGACCAGACCCGCGGGGCGCCCTCAGCAGCCCGCCCGTCTTGCACTCGGAGAGCGGTCCTGGCAGGAAGGCCGGCCAGTGTGCACCTGGTTCGGGCCCCTGCGCCcgggctggcaagatggccacgCCCCCAGCAGAGACGGCGCCTCTAGGACACCATCGGGGACCGAGGTACCCGAGCGGTCCGCTCGCCTTCCCTGCAGTGAGACGATCCCCTGGGGGGTTCCTTGGGAGCGGAGGGACTCGGGTGAGGCCTAACTTTGGGTGACCTCCCCTTGCAGTTTCAACGTCGGTAAACCCAGGAGAGTGAAGGCCAGACTTTAACTGTCTCCTGAGGTTGTGTCTGTCATTAGAGGGGCCCGAAATGATAATAGCTTCCATTTATGTACTGCTTTCTAGGTCGCTACGTTTTGtttacattcattatttcatataGGCCTCATAACCCAGTGAGGCTTTATTGTTCTCATTTATAGGACATTTGTAGGAAGCGGAGGCATAGGGAATGAGAATGCCTAAAGTTACATGATAGAATTAGAATTCAGATTCCTAGCTTCAGCTGgatattcttttttgtctgtaCATTTGCCTCGCACACTTAATCATGGAGATGTACAGGCCACAGCATTTAATCCACAGTACAATAAAACCTGTTATTCGTTCACTCATCAAGTATGTCTTACATGATTCTTGCGATAAGAGAGGTGAAACTGCCCCCAGtgttggaatcttttttttttttgaaatggagtcttgctccgtcacccaggctgaagtgcattggcaccatctcggctcactgcaacctccgtctcctgggttcaagcaattctctttcctcagcctcccgagtagctgggactacaggctcccgccaccacacccggctaattgttttgtatctttagtagagatggggtgtcaccatattggccaggctggtctcgaactcctagacctcgtgatccgcccgcctcggcttcccaaagtgctgggattacaggcgtgagccaccgcgcccggccacatttcTTTAAGATTCCAacactgggccgggcgcggtggctcacgcctgtaatcccagcactttgggaggccgaggtgggcggattacctgaggtcaggagttcgagaacagcctggccaacatggtgaaaccccatctgtaactaaaaatacaaaaattagccgggcgtggtgaagggtgcctgtaatcccagctactcgggaggctgaggcaggagaatggcttgaacccaggaggcggcggttgcagtgatccgagttcgcgccaatgcactccagcctgggcgacagtgagacttcgtctcaaaaaaagaaaaaaagtaaagatgtCTGCTAGTTTTTGGGAGGTGCCGGTATTTATATCACATAAAACAGTTtgctcggctgggcgtggtggcccacgcctgtaatcccagcactttaggaggcagaggcgggtggatcacgaggtcaagagatgaaaaccatcctggctaacatggtgaaatcccgtctctactaaaaatacaaaaactagctgggcatggtggcgcgcgcctgtagtcccagctactcaggaggctgaggcaggaaaatcacttgaacccgggaggcggaggttgca
This DNA window, taken from Pan paniscus chromosome 5, NHGRI_mPanPan1-v2.0_pri, whole genome shotgun sequence, encodes the following:
- the ATAT1 gene encoding alpha-tubulin N-acetyltransferase 1 isoform X2 gives rise to the protein MERSGTARGTAGLARKTGALSVARTLGARSTGGAPGNKDSERRCGERRGGSDVVWGGSDRAQWAMEFPFDVDALFPERITVLDQHLRPPARRPGTTTPARVDLQQQIMTIIDELGKASAKAQNLSAPITSASRMQSNRHVVYILKDSSARPAGKGAIIGFIKVGYKKLFVLDDREAHNEVEPLCILDFYIHESVQRHGHGRELFQYMLQKERVEPHQLAIDRPSQKLLKFLNKHYNLETTVPQVNNFVIFEGFFAHQHRPPAPSLRATRHSRAAAVDPTPAAPARKLPPKRAEGDIKPYSSSDREFLKVAVEPPWPLNRAPRRATPPAHPPPRSSSLGNSPERGPLRPFVPEQELLRSLRLCPPHPTARLLLAADPGGSPAQRRRTRGTPPGLVAQSCCYSRHGGVNSSSPNTGNQDSKQGEQETKNRSASEEQALSQDGSGEKPMHTAPPQAPAPAPPAQSWTVGGDILNARFIRNLQERRSTRPW
- the ATAT1 gene encoding alpha-tubulin N-acetyltransferase 1 isoform X5: MWLTWPFCFLTITLREEGVCHLESVDLQQQIMTIIDELGKASAKAQNLSAPITSASRMQSNRHVVYILKDSSARPAGKGAIIGFIKVGYKKLFVLDDREAHNEVEPLCILDFYIHESVQRHGHGRELFQYMLQKERVEPHQLAIDRPSQKLLKFLNKHYNLETTVPQVNNFVIFEGFFAHQHRPPAPSLRATRHSRAAAVDPTPAAPARKLPPKRAEGDIKPYSSSDREFLKVAVEPPWPLNRAPRRATPPAHPPPRSSSLGNSPERGPLRPFVPEQELLRSLRLCPPHPTARLLLAADPGGSPAQRRRTRGTPPGLVAQSCCYSRHGGVNSSSPNTGNQDSKQGEQETKNRSASEEQALSQDGSGEKPMHTAPPQAPAPAPPAQSWTVGGDILNARFIRNLQERRSTRPW
- the ATAT1 gene encoding alpha-tubulin N-acetyltransferase 1 isoform X1; the protein is MERSGTARGTAGLARKTGALSVARTLGARSTGGAPGNKDSERRCGERRGGSDVVWGGSDRAQWAMEFPFDVDALFPERITVLDQHLRPPARRPGTTTPARVDLQQQIMTIIDELGKASAKAQNLSAPITSASRMQSNRHVVYILKDSSARPAGKGAIIGFIKVGYKKLFVLDDREAHNEVEPLCILDFYIHESVQRHGHGRELFQYMLQKERVEPHQLAIDRPSQKLLKFLNKHYNLETTVPQVNNFVIFEGFFAHQHRPPAPSLRATRHSRAAAVDPTPAAPARKLPPKRAEGDIKPYSSSDREFLKVAVEPPWPLNRAPRRATPPAHPPPRSSSLGNSPERGPLRPFVPEQELLRSLRLCPPHPTARLLLAADPGGSPAQRRRTRGTPPGLVAQSCCYSRHGGVNSSSPNTGKYSLLPTLKSSRPHSLSTPAFPFTCLLFPQATKTPSRENRKQRIGLPVRSRPCHRMGLGRSPCTQLLHRPQPRPRQPSPGQWVGTYSTPGSFETCRNVAAPGLGDRSPVKHLQSIISPSLQERAKAQPS